The Pseudomonas orientalis genome contains a region encoding:
- a CDS encoding MgtC/SapB family protein, with protein MDAWLHVAWLTLQAEFADIGDARQVTQITVRLLMAAILGGILGFERESKGKAAGVRTHMLVALGAALFVMVPQMSGNQADAMSRVVQGVIAGIGFLGAGTIIKGKDEDAGHVIGLTTAAGLWMTAAIGVSAGLGRESTAVLSTLLALVVFSVMPKIVKRFEKD; from the coding sequence ATGGACGCTTGGCTACATGTGGCATGGCTAACCCTGCAGGCTGAGTTTGCTGATATCGGCGACGCCCGGCAGGTCACCCAGATTACCGTGCGCCTGCTGATGGCCGCGATCCTCGGCGGCATCCTGGGGTTTGAACGCGAGAGCAAGGGCAAGGCTGCCGGGGTGCGCACCCATATGCTGGTGGCGCTGGGGGCTGCGCTGTTTGTGATGGTGCCGCAGATGTCCGGCAATCAGGCCGATGCCATGAGCCGGGTGGTGCAGGGCGTGATTGCCGGGATCGGCTTCCTCGGGGCCGGAACCATTATCAAGGGCAAGGATGAGGACGCCGGCCACGTCATAGGCCTGACCACCGCCGCCGGGCTGTGGATGACCGCTGCGATTGGGGTCTCGGCCGGTTTGGGTCGGGAATCGACAGCGGTCCTGAGTACGTTGCTGGCCTTGGTGGTGTTCAGCGTGATGCCGAAAATCGTCAAGCGTTTCGAGAAGGACTGA
- a CDS encoding DUF3203 family protein, translating to MPIRIDNQLCYFTLNDNGQEQSVPATRVNIVTDSEKSMSYVELAAERIYITEAEADALTVAGAHDGRQHVKADEPGSVI from the coding sequence ATGCCTATCCGTATCGACAATCAACTGTGCTATTTCACGCTGAATGACAATGGCCAGGAGCAAAGCGTGCCTGCGACCCGCGTCAATATTGTGACCGATAGCGAAAAATCCATGTCGTACGTGGAACTGGCGGCTGAACGCATCTACATCACCGAAGCCGAGGCCGATGCACTCACCGTCGCGGGTGCCCATGACGGACGCCAGCATGTGAAGGCCGACGAACCGGGTTCGGTGATTTAA